TTATTCAATTGAATATCATGCTTTAACTCTATTTTTTTTTTATCAATATAAAAAAAACCTTCTTTGCTAGATATAGTATAATCATCTCCATAATAGAGAATGCTCTTTTTTTTATAAAAAATTTTATTTAATATTAAATCGTACTCTAATGAATTAGTCTTTAATTTAATTTTTCCGAAAAATAAAATAACATTGTCATTGACTTGAAGTAATTTTTTTTTAAAATTAAAATGAATGATGTCCCCCGTTAACCTGATTTTTCCTTGATACAAAATTACTTTACCTGATAATTTAAAATCGAAAAAATTACCTACTATATTTTGAGAAATTATTTTATTTTTTCCTGATTCTAATCTTACATTTCCATATCCATAATATTTATTATTTTTTTTTTGATATACAATTTTATTACAAAAAAGATGATATTTTTCATATTTTAAATGAACATTTCCTATTAAAATGAAAGATTGATTATGAACATCATTCTGTATTAAATCTGCATGAATTATTTGTATATTTTTTTTTATTTCATTTTCATTAGAAAATATTTTATTTAATGAAAATAATGAAAAAACAATAAAAATTAAAAACCCATATTTCACAATATTTTCATTATTTTCATTTATAAAATAATTTAATTTTTGTATGCTATTAAAGATATTTCAATATTGGCATTCTTAGGAAGACCAACAACTTCTACCGTTTCTCTAGCTGGATAACTCCCTTTATGAAAAAACTTAGAATAGACATTATTTATTATAGGAAAATTCCTCATATCTGTCACAAAAATAGAAGTTTTTATAACATTTTGGAATCCTATTCCATTTTCTGAAAGAATAATTTTTATATTTTCCATAACTTTTTTCGTTTCCATTTCTATATTATTGAAACCTAATTTTTTTGTATCTTCATAGACAGCTATTTGTCCAGAAATAAATAGAAAACCTCCAACCAAAACACATGTATTATATGGGCCATAAGATGGAATTTTCTCTATTGAAAATTTTTTTGGTATCATCATAATTAATTAATTTTTCTTTCATTATACTGTATGATATTCTTAAAATTAGGATCTTTTAATCCTATAAAAAAAGACCAATCAGAACTTTTTTCAAAATTCCAATTAAAACTCATTTCAAAACTTCTTAAATCTCTATTAAAAATGATATTAGCGAATATTATCTTTTTTTTCAAAAAATCATAATCTGTATGAAAACTTACTTTCCAATATTTTGTAATATTTATAGATCCATTTATACTTAATAAATTTTGAAACCATTTTTTTTTATTGAAATAATTTTCATAAATTGAACGAAAATCAATTTCTAAACTAAGCGGAATTGTATATTTTGCATAATTTTTTTGATCAAAAAAAAAGTAATCATAACGATTTTTTCCTTTTTTATTAAATTCATTTTTTACAGGTGAAAAATGAATATTATAATTGGAAAAAAAAGAAAAATCAAATAATATATTGTTTTGATTTTTCTTTTTTTCCTCTTCCCATTCCCAATTTATACCGGCTTTATA
This DNA window, taken from Blattabacterium sp. (Nauphoeta cinerea), encodes the following:
- a CDS encoding RidA family protein, which produces MIPKKFSIEKIPSYGPYNTCVLVGGFLFISGQIAVYEDTKKLGFNNIEMETKKVMENIKIILSENGIGFQNVIKTSIFVTDMRNFPIINNVYSKFFHKGSYPARETVEVVGLPKNANIEISLIAYKN